A single region of the Littorina saxatilis isolate snail1 unplaced genomic scaffold, US_GU_Lsax_2.0 scaffold_585, whole genome shotgun sequence genome encodes:
- the LOC138956377 gene encoding BLOC-1-related complex subunit 7-like, translating to MASATWNQETKHRLNEKITSNVNDMGSLVRQITRGSKSTELLAQAAKNFASQEHHIQGSSEAVKKMDIVRSQLEFQEAAIERSLMHLDEVQDQLATIK from the exons ATGGCGTCTGCTACTTGGAATCAAGAAACAAAACACAGACTAAACGAAAAAATCACTTCAAATGTGAACGATATGGGCTCTCTCGTTCGCCAGATCACGAGAGGATCTAAGTCCACGGAG TTGCTTGCCCAGGCGGCCAAAAACTTTGCATCCCAAGAACATCACATTCAGGGTTCATCTGAG gCGGTAAAGAAAATGGATATTGTGCGATCGCAGCTTGAATTCCA GGAAGCTGCCATCGAGAGAAG tttgATGCACCTGGATGAAGTTCaggaccaactggctacaataAAGTGA